The following proteins come from a genomic window of Proteiniphilum propionicum:
- a CDS encoding dihydrodipicolinate synthase family protein: protein MKFEKIKGLVVAPFTPFDRKGEVDLGPIADYATMLQKNGLIGVFINGSSGEGYMLTVEERLKLAEKWMSVAPDGFKVIVHVGATCIKDSYRMAQHAQDIGAFGVGAMASPFPKAGRVEELVQYCEEIATGAPNLPFYFYHIPALNGVYLPMLPFLKKAEGRIPNLAGIKYTFESLYEYNQCMLYENGKFDMLHGQDETILSALVMGGAQGGISGTGSYIGSSLVGVINEYNKGNIEKARDHQNFAQEVINVIARYRGNIVAGKRIMKLIGLDLGINRTPFQNVTAEEETIIKKELESIVFFNRCNKF from the coding sequence ATGAAATTTGAAAAAATCAAAGGTTTAGTTGTAGCGCCATTCACTCCATTCGACAGAAAGGGTGAAGTAGATTTAGGACCGATAGCTGACTATGCAACCATGTTGCAAAAGAATGGTTTGATAGGGGTGTTCATAAACGGGTCATCAGGCGAAGGCTATATGCTGACAGTGGAAGAACGGTTGAAACTGGCCGAAAAATGGATGTCTGTAGCACCTGACGGATTCAAAGTTATTGTGCACGTTGGAGCCACCTGCATAAAGGATAGCTACAGGATGGCACAACATGCGCAGGATATCGGGGCTTTCGGCGTTGGAGCCATGGCTTCCCCATTCCCGAAAGCGGGAAGGGTGGAAGAACTGGTGCAATATTGTGAAGAGATTGCAACAGGTGCACCCAACCTGCCATTTTACTTCTATCACATCCCGGCATTGAATGGTGTTTATCTTCCCATGCTGCCCTTTCTGAAAAAGGCTGAAGGACGCATTCCAAATCTGGCCGGCATTAAATATACCTTTGAGAGCCTTTATGAATACAACCAGTGTATGTTATATGAAAATGGGAAGTTTGATATGCTCCACGGGCAGGACGAGACCATACTTTCGGCGTTAGTAATGGGAGGTGCGCAAGGCGGCATCAGTGGGACTGGAAGTTATATTGGAAGTTCACTTGTTGGGGTGATCAACGAATACAACAAAGGTAATATCGAAAAAGCACGAGATCATCAGAATTTTGCACAGGAGGTTATAAATGTAATTGCACGGTACAGAGGAAATATTGTGGCCGGTAAACGAATCATGAAGCTGATTGGGCTGGACCTGGGCATCAACCGCACACCATTTCAGAATGTGACAGCCGAAGAGGAAACGATTATTAAAAAAGAGCTGGAATCGATAGTTTTTTTTAACAGGTGTAATAAATTTTAG
- a CDS encoding sugar porter family MFS transporter, with protein MNKVNNLGYVTFLSVVAALGGFLFGYDTAVISGTVSQVSSQFSLTTLQSGWYVGCALVGSITGVLFAGTLSDRLGRKKTMLISAILFTVSAAGCAVSANLDQLVIYRMIGGVGIGIVSVVCPLYISEVSPASHRGRMVSLYQLAVTVGFLGAYLMNYFLLDLSVNFSSSNPLLLKIFGTEVWRGMLGAETLPALLFFIIIFFIPESPRWLIVKEQESRASSIFAKIYNDSSVISFQINETKSMLQSEEKSEWKLLLSPGIFRAVIIGAAIAILGQFMGVNAVLYYGPSIFEASGLSSGDSLFYQSLIGLVNMGTTILALLIIDRIGRKKLVYIGVSGMIVSLLLIGTYFLMGDTWNLSSIFLLVCFLMYIFFTAGSISAVIFVFLSEMYPTRIRGTAMSIAGLSLWIGTYLIGQLTPWMLETLTPAGTFFLFGIMCIPYMLIVWKLMPETAGKSLEEIERFWMKGKNSSSSSL; from the coding sequence ATGAACAAGGTAAATAATTTAGGCTATGTGACGTTTCTGTCCGTTGTTGCTGCATTGGGTGGTTTTTTATTCGGTTACGATACGGCTGTAATATCCGGAACCGTTTCGCAGGTTTCCAGTCAGTTTTCGCTTACAACTCTGCAAAGTGGCTGGTATGTAGGCTGTGCTCTGGTTGGGTCGATTACAGGTGTACTCTTCGCCGGGACATTAAGTGACCGTTTGGGACGCAAAAAAACAATGCTGATTTCAGCTATACTTTTTACTGTTTCTGCAGCAGGATGTGCTGTCTCTGCCAATCTTGATCAGCTAGTTATTTATCGTATGATTGGCGGGGTAGGTATTGGTATTGTATCCGTAGTATGCCCTCTGTATATCTCGGAAGTTTCACCCGCATCGCACCGGGGACGTATGGTATCGCTCTACCAGCTTGCCGTTACAGTCGGGTTTCTTGGAGCTTATCTGATGAATTACTTTTTACTTGACCTGTCTGTAAATTTCTCCTCAAGCAACCCCCTTTTACTCAAAATATTTGGAACAGAAGTATGGCGAGGTATGCTGGGAGCTGAAACATTACCTGCCCTACTGTTCTTTATCATCATTTTCTTTATTCCGGAAAGCCCCCGATGGCTGATTGTAAAAGAACAGGAAAGCCGGGCATCCTCTATTTTTGCAAAAATATATAATGACTCATCTGTTATTTCGTTTCAGATAAACGAAACAAAGTCGATGCTGCAGTCGGAAGAAAAATCTGAATGGAAATTGCTTTTAAGCCCGGGTATCTTCCGTGCAGTAATTATAGGAGCCGCTATTGCTATCTTGGGGCAATTTATGGGAGTAAATGCCGTATTGTACTACGGACCGTCAATTTTCGAAGCCAGCGGGCTCTCCAGCGGAGATTCCCTGTTCTACCAGTCGCTTATTGGTCTGGTAAATATGGGCACCACCATATTGGCACTTTTAATCATAGACAGGATAGGCAGGAAAAAGCTGGTCTATATTGGTGTATCTGGTATGATTGTTTCTCTTTTGCTTATCGGAACCTACTTTTTAATGGGAGACACATGGAATCTATCAAGCATTTTCCTGTTAGTATGTTTTCTAATGTACATATTTTTCACAGCCGGATCCATTAGTGCTGTTATTTTCGTTTTTCTGTCGGAAATGTATCCTACCCGCATCCGTGGTACCGCCATGTCTATAGCGGGACTATCTCTCTGGATAGGCACCTATCTCATCGGGCAACTTACACCGTGGATGCTTGAGACCCTTACTCCCGCCGGAACCTTCTTCCTGTTCGGTATCATGTGTATCCCTTATATGTTGATCGTATGGAAGCTTATGCCGGAAACAGCCGGTAAATCACTGGAGGAGATCGAACGATTCTGGATGAAAGGTAAAAACTCAAGCAGCTCATCTTTATAA
- a CDS encoding M60 family metallopeptidase: MKKETYPRDFRIANYQPYSITEEWAEKLIINKRGVLDNCTGIYGEANEEIIVLVGKTNGNQIQLRCIGDGNFNGDNYMLNEGINKIRLRNRGLFYIMYNVSNIQSPMAKPITVRFPMQCGKVNGYWDINIHKTDEKYKELLAAATYPYFDVKGNHMMLKFVTDNGFRKYVPNKIIATVNFWDEMVTWQQSLMGWEGIYPEQMNNRMYARSTPTGYMSAQDYQTNFGEGALYKILNPAVMLQNEDDPWGPAHEIGHMNQGAINWAGNTETSNNLFSNLIHHKMTSFPTRGETMEQNNKALVLEKRVFTNVGTYSGEDIGHASLRMNWQLYCYFHWLENDVQFFPKLFSISRESGRRPIANNPGWSQLNYVRNACDAAKLDLTDFFGFWGFFRPVDIIINQYYEAHLKVTQEMVNETITYVKSKNYPKPKQVIQYIEDRDGANYGDVGKLNKQYKNNTKITKSVSYSKTGNAITISNGDEAVGFEVKEGDELKFFSNKYSFTLPADLWNINCKVYAVQADGVRKLLSP, encoded by the coding sequence ATGAAAAAGGAGACATATCCTCGTGATTTCCGAATAGCTAATTATCAACCGTATAGCATAACAGAGGAGTGGGCAGAAAAACTAATCATAAACAAGCGTGGGGTACTGGATAATTGTACTGGAATTTATGGCGAAGCAAACGAAGAAATAATAGTTTTAGTCGGAAAAACAAATGGTAACCAAATTCAACTTCGTTGTATTGGCGACGGAAATTTCAATGGCGACAATTACATGCTGAACGAAGGAATAAACAAAATCAGGCTACGTAATCGAGGATTGTTCTATATTATGTACAACGTGAGCAATATTCAATCGCCAATGGCTAAGCCAATTACCGTGCGCTTCCCGATGCAGTGCGGCAAGGTGAACGGATATTGGGACATAAATATACATAAAACCGACGAAAAATATAAAGAACTGCTGGCTGCCGCAACTTACCCCTATTTCGATGTAAAAGGTAATCATATGATGCTGAAATTTGTAACCGATAACGGATTTCGCAAATATGTTCCCAACAAAATCATTGCTACTGTTAATTTCTGGGACGAGATGGTGACATGGCAACAAAGCCTGATGGGCTGGGAAGGAATTTATCCCGAACAAATGAACAACAGGATGTATGCACGTTCCACACCAACAGGTTATATGTCGGCACAGGATTATCAGACAAATTTTGGAGAAGGTGCACTATATAAAATTCTAAATCCGGCAGTAATGCTTCAAAACGAAGACGACCCGTGGGGGCCGGCACACGAAATAGGTCACATGAACCAGGGAGCAATAAACTGGGCAGGGAATACCGAAACATCAAACAACCTCTTTTCAAATCTCATTCACCACAAAATGACCTCTTTCCCGACACGTGGCGAAACAATGGAACAAAACAATAAGGCACTCGTACTGGAGAAGCGTGTTTTCACAAACGTAGGTACTTACAGTGGTGAAGATATTGGACACGCTTCGTTGCGAATGAACTGGCAGCTATACTGCTATTTCCATTGGTTAGAAAATGATGTGCAATTTTTCCCGAAACTCTTCTCTATATCACGCGAATCAGGCCGACGCCCCATAGCTAACAATCCCGGATGGTCGCAACTAAACTATGTGCGTAATGCATGTGATGCAGCCAAGCTCGACTTAACCGATTTCTTCGGTTTCTGGGGATTTTTCCGTCCTGTCGATATAATAATAAATCAGTATTACGAGGCTCATCTTAAAGTCACACAGGAGATGGTGAATGAAACTATCACATATGTGAAATCTAAAAATTACCCCAAACCAAAACAGGTAATCCAATATATTGAAGATCGCGACGGAGCAAATTACGGAGATGTGGGCAAACTTAACAAACAGTACAAAAACAACACCAAAATCACAAAATCTGTTTCTTATTCTAAAACAGGTAATGCCATTACCATAAGCAATGGTGATGAAGCAGTTGGTTTTGAAGTGAAGGAGGGAGATGAATTGAAATTTTTCAGCAACAAGTATTCCTTCACCCTCCCAGCCGATTTATGGAATATCAACTGCAAAGTATATGCTGTACAGGCTGATGGTGTTAGAAAGCTGTTGAGCCCTTGA
- a CDS encoding MFS transporter, whose protein sequence is MKNSKAYPWILVGLLWFVALLNYLDRQMLSTMQSSMQMDIKELAIAENFGRIMGIFLLIYGLMSPVAGIIADRINRKWLIVGSLFVWSAVTYGLGYAQTFQQVYWLRALMGVSEALYLPTGLAMIADFHSSKTRSLAIGIHMSGLYAGQALGGFGATIAANYSWHTVFHWFGIAGIVYAMLLIFLLHDKEGHAGTKTARLNVDPQKASINKTSVLSSFGIILGTVSFWIMLFYFMAPSFPGWATKNWLPTLFSENLGIEMAKAGPMATISIAIASFIGVLIGGPLSDRWVQKNIRGRIYTSVIGLTLTIPSLILLGYGHTYAGLIGAAMLFGIGYGMFDTNNMPILCQIIPQKYRATAYGIMNMMGVFAGYAVTLILGSSTDAGNLGADFSKLSIVVLAAIILMILFVKPKHELTYLHDKEKTD, encoded by the coding sequence ATGAAGAACAGTAAAGCCTATCCGTGGATATTAGTCGGTTTGCTTTGGTTTGTAGCGCTGCTGAACTATCTCGACCGCCAAATGCTTTCCACCATGCAATCATCCATGCAGATGGATATTAAAGAGTTAGCTATAGCAGAAAACTTCGGCAGAATAATGGGGATATTCCTGCTTATTTACGGTTTGATGAGTCCGGTAGCCGGAATAATTGCCGACCGTATAAACCGCAAATGGCTGATTGTAGGGAGCTTGTTTGTGTGGTCAGCAGTAACGTACGGATTAGGCTACGCGCAAACTTTTCAGCAGGTGTATTGGCTCCGTGCGCTGATGGGCGTCAGCGAAGCGCTTTACCTGCCCACGGGATTGGCGATGATTGCCGATTTCCACTCGTCGAAGACAAGGTCGCTGGCAATCGGCATTCACATGTCGGGATTATATGCCGGGCAGGCGCTCGGCGGATTCGGTGCAACCATCGCGGCAAACTATTCATGGCACACGGTTTTCCATTGGTTCGGAATTGCCGGGATTGTATATGCCATGCTGCTTATTTTCCTGCTGCACGACAAAGAGGGACACGCGGGCACCAAGACAGCCAGGCTGAATGTGGATCCCCAAAAGGCAAGCATTAATAAAACGTCTGTTTTAAGCTCATTTGGGATTATCCTGGGCACTGTCTCTTTCTGGATAATGCTTTTCTACTTTATGGCTCCGAGTTTTCCCGGCTGGGCAACAAAAAACTGGCTCCCCACACTGTTTTCCGAAAACCTGGGAATTGAAATGGCTAAAGCCGGGCCCATGGCTACCATTTCCATCGCCATAGCCTCGTTTATCGGCGTGCTTATCGGAGGACCGCTATCCGACCGTTGGGTTCAGAAAAATATCCGCGGCCGCATATACACCAGTGTCATCGGACTCACACTAACCATCCCTTCTCTCATACTGCTGGGGTATGGACACACATATGCCGGACTGATTGGAGCAGCAATGCTTTTTGGCATTGGATACGGCATGTTCGACACAAACAATATGCCGATACTCTGCCAGATTATTCCTCAGAAATACCGTGCCACTGCTTATGGAATTATGAACATGATGGGTGTATTCGCGGGTTATGCCGTTACGCTGATACTGGGAAGCTCTACAGACGCGGGTAATCTGGGTGCCGACTTCAGCAAGTTATCTATTGTGGTGCTGGCAGCCATAATTTTGATGATACTTTTTGTGAAGCCGAAGCATGAGCTCACCTATCTGCACGATAAAGAAAAAACAGATTAA
- a CDS encoding cyclically-permuted mutarotase family protein: MKNVNFFILFFLIFGIRIFAGPVKVACVGNSVTFGVGIENQDEKYPAQLQAMLGKEYEVKNFGHSGASLLKNGFRPYWILPEFEEAISYKPDIVIIHLGLNDTDPRSWPKFRDEFVRDYSSLIDTFKTINPGAEVKICRLTPIFTGHKRFKSSTRDWFWQVQDALETVAEINNVALIDLHTPLYRRPDLLPDAVHPTGEGAGIIARTVYGAITQEYGGLRLAPPFSSGMVLQRKQPIVFWGTANGGSEVAVKFNTYKKSAVTGADGKWEIEFPALEAGGPYTAVIENGISKIILKDILIGDVWLCSGQSNMEFILSKAATASEDIPGANFPKIRLLNMQPVAYTNNEAWEEETLEKINRLQYFTMGEWQRCTPETAGNFSAVAYHFGKKIHQETGVPMGLILNATGGSPAEAWIDRLTLERHPRLVDMFQNWNNNDYINSWCRERATKNIELSKNSLQRHPYHPAYLYEAGISEITKLNITGVIWYQGESNEHNVELHEVIFPTLVKSWRKAWDREFPFYFVQLSSTATGRETWGHLRDSQRRLSALVPKTGMAVSSDLGDSTDVHPRQKKQIGERLARWALNRTYEITDIVPSGPLFRDLFFDGGEGWLFFEYAEGLHTSDGEPLRSFELAEYPGLFYPATAEVIGNVVRVSSKMVRNPKYVRYGWSSFSDGNLVNGEELPASTFSNENLAVTFAEMIPSRTEHNNTNNDMKITWTKLTTKGLNNNLAKGLSATYAALIDNKLVVAGGANFPGKPGFEGGSKAFYNEIMLYDSTKNKWKLIGHLPHSSAYGVSVPVSDGALWIGGSTASQSLKSVYRISLSGTGTIDLKPFPGLPATMDNFAGCSIGDKVFIGGGNVNGKPSNTFYFMDAKTDSGWTVLPDYPGLPRVQPVMAAVEEEGKPYVYLFGGFFGGDTENKPAMATDVLCYDVTAGKWGKAGEQIDPGTGKPFSLGGAAAMPVDNRYILCLGGVNHDLFLYALASQHSIAIKADLTADERKQQNFEFSKNYMTQPIEYYKFNQECRIFDTFTGKWKTIDVTPNTARAGATLVFSGKELYAVQGELKPGVRTPVTIKGEIDI; this comes from the coding sequence ATGAAGAATGTAAATTTTTTTATACTCTTTTTCCTGATTTTTGGAATACGGATTTTTGCAGGCCCAGTCAAAGTAGCCTGTGTGGGGAACTCAGTGACATTTGGTGTGGGAATTGAGAACCAGGATGAAAAGTATCCGGCTCAACTACAAGCGATGCTGGGTAAAGAATATGAAGTAAAAAACTTTGGACACAGCGGCGCTTCATTGTTAAAGAACGGATTCAGGCCATATTGGATATTACCCGAGTTTGAAGAAGCGATTTCATATAAACCGGATATCGTTATCATTCATCTCGGGCTTAATGATACTGATCCGAGAAGCTGGCCAAAATTTCGCGATGAGTTCGTAAGAGATTATTCCAGCCTGATTGATACCTTTAAAACAATAAACCCCGGGGCAGAGGTGAAAATTTGCAGGTTAACACCCATCTTCACCGGGCACAAACGATTCAAGTCGAGTACCAGGGACTGGTTCTGGCAGGTACAGGATGCTCTTGAAACTGTTGCTGAGATCAATAATGTAGCACTTATTGACCTTCATACGCCGCTATACCGCCGTCCCGACCTACTGCCTGATGCAGTACATCCAACCGGTGAGGGTGCCGGTATTATTGCAAGAACAGTTTATGGTGCAATTACCCAAGAGTATGGCGGACTAAGGTTAGCTCCTCCATTCTCAAGCGGAATGGTGTTGCAACGTAAGCAACCAATCGTATTCTGGGGGACTGCCAATGGCGGGAGTGAGGTCGCGGTAAAATTCAACACATATAAAAAATCAGCCGTGACTGGCGCTGACGGAAAATGGGAGATTGAATTTCCAGCTTTGGAAGCAGGAGGTCCATATACGGCGGTTATAGAGAACGGAATATCAAAAATAATATTAAAAGATATACTTATCGGCGATGTGTGGCTTTGTTCCGGTCAATCAAACATGGAGTTCATTTTAAGTAAAGCAGCCACAGCATCTGAAGATATTCCTGGTGCCAACTTCCCGAAAATACGTCTGCTCAATATGCAACCTGTTGCCTATACCAATAATGAGGCATGGGAAGAGGAGACTCTGGAAAAAATTAACCGGTTACAATATTTTACTATGGGTGAATGGCAGCGATGTACACCGGAGACAGCCGGAAATTTCTCTGCTGTGGCATACCATTTTGGGAAAAAAATCCATCAGGAAACAGGTGTCCCGATGGGACTTATACTGAATGCTACAGGTGGCTCACCTGCTGAAGCATGGATAGACCGGCTAACACTTGAACGCCATCCCCGTTTGGTTGATATGTTTCAAAACTGGAACAATAACGATTATATAAACAGTTGGTGCCGGGAAAGAGCAACAAAGAACATAGAGTTATCCAAAAACAGCCTGCAGCGACATCCTTACCATCCAGCCTACCTTTACGAAGCCGGCATTTCAGAAATCACAAAATTAAATATAACCGGAGTTATCTGGTACCAGGGAGAATCGAACGAGCATAATGTGGAACTGCATGAAGTGATCTTCCCCACTCTCGTGAAAAGCTGGAGAAAGGCTTGGGATAGGGAGTTCCCTTTTTATTTCGTACAACTTTCCAGTACGGCAACCGGTAGAGAAACCTGGGGGCACCTTAGAGACAGTCAGCGCAGATTATCAGCCCTTGTCCCAAAAACCGGCATGGCTGTCTCTTCAGATCTGGGCGACAGTACCGACGTACATCCGCGTCAGAAAAAACAGATCGGGGAACGCCTTGCACGATGGGCTCTAAATCGAACATACGAGATAACGGATATTGTTCCATCCGGTCCGTTGTTTCGCGATCTCTTTTTCGATGGAGGAGAGGGCTGGCTCTTTTTCGAATATGCCGAAGGATTGCACACCTCTGACGGGGAGCCTCTTCGCTCGTTCGAGCTGGCTGAGTATCCGGGATTGTTTTATCCGGCAACTGCAGAGGTTATTGGGAATGTTGTCAGAGTTAGTTCAAAAATGGTGAGAAATCCCAAATACGTACGTTACGGATGGAGCTCCTTTTCCGATGGAAACCTTGTGAATGGTGAAGAATTACCAGCTTCAACCTTTTCAAATGAAAATTTAGCTGTAACCTTTGCCGAAATGATACCGTCACGCACAGAACACAACAATACAAATAACGATATGAAAATAACCTGGACAAAACTAACTACAAAAGGGTTGAATAATAACCTGGCAAAGGGGTTATCAGCTACATACGCTGCACTAATAGACAACAAGCTAGTGGTTGCCGGCGGGGCCAACTTCCCCGGAAAACCCGGATTTGAAGGCGGTTCGAAAGCATTTTACAATGAAATTATGCTGTACGATTCAACAAAAAATAAGTGGAAGCTTATAGGACACTTGCCCCATTCATCGGCTTACGGTGTATCCGTCCCCGTTTCGGACGGTGCATTGTGGATTGGCGGAAGCACCGCTTCGCAATCACTGAAGAGCGTTTATAGAATTTCCTTATCAGGGACTGGCACTATTGATCTGAAGCCGTTCCCGGGATTACCTGCCACCATGGATAACTTTGCCGGGTGCTCTATTGGAGACAAAGTCTTTATTGGGGGAGGAAACGTGAACGGGAAACCGTCAAATACTTTTTATTTCATGGATGCGAAGACCGATTCGGGATGGACGGTTTTACCCGATTATCCGGGCCTGCCCCGCGTTCAGCCTGTGATGGCAGCCGTTGAAGAAGAGGGGAAACCTTACGTCTACCTGTTCGGTGGTTTCTTTGGCGGGGATACCGAAAATAAACCGGCAATGGCAACCGATGTGCTTTGCTATGATGTCACAGCCGGGAAATGGGGAAAGGCTGGAGAGCAGATCGATCCGGGGACCGGAAAGCCATTTTCTCTCGGAGGTGCTGCAGCAATGCCGGTTGACAACAGGTATATACTTTGTTTGGGAGGCGTGAATCACGATCTATTTCTCTATGCCTTAGCTTCTCAACACAGCATAGCAATCAAAGCAGACTTAACAGCTGACGAGCGTAAACAGCAAAATTTTGAATTCTCGAAAAATTATATGACTCAACCCATAGAATACTACAAATTCAATCAGGAATGTCGTATATTTGACACGTTTACCGGTAAATGGAAGACAATTGACGTTACACCCAACACTGCCCGTGCGGGGGCAACACTCGTTTTCAGCGGAAAAGAGCTATACGCCGTACAAGGTGAACTGAAACCGGGCGTTCGTACACCAGTTACGATTAAAGGAGAGATTGACATATGA
- a CDS encoding DUF4434 domain-containing protein: protein MLNNRRDFIKKAALASASAAAIPLLPSCSNSKKNIMQDNGSNIYKDSELKSELIVPRNNGIKITGTFLDEISHDIPHQNWGEAEWDLDFQHMKAIGIDTVIMIRSGYKKFITYPSQYLLGKGCYMPSVDLLDMYLRLAEKYDMKFYFGLYDSGHYWATGDMSHEIEDNKYVIDEVWENYGEKFKSFGGWYVSGEISRATKGAIGAFYAMGKQCKDVSGGLPTFISPWIDGKKAVAASGISLSKNEAVSVQQHEKEWDEIFAGIHEVVDAVAFQDGHIDYDELDAFFTVNKKLADKYGMKCWTNAETFDRDMPIKFLPIKFDKLRMKLEAAQRCGYDKAITFEFSHFMSPQSAYTQAGNLYCRYKEYFNL from the coding sequence ATGCTGAACAACAGAAGAGATTTTATTAAAAAAGCAGCTCTTGCCAGCGCATCAGCAGCTGCTATTCCATTGTTGCCGAGTTGTAGCAACAGCAAAAAAAATATTATGCAGGATAATGGTTCAAATATATATAAGGACAGTGAACTGAAAAGCGAACTTATTGTCCCGAGAAACAACGGAATCAAAATTACAGGTACGTTTTTAGATGAAATTTCTCATGATATTCCTCACCAGAACTGGGGTGAAGCGGAATGGGATCTTGATTTCCAACACATGAAGGCAATAGGTATTGATACGGTAATCATGATTCGTTCGGGTTACAAGAAATTCATTACTTACCCTTCACAATATCTGCTTGGCAAAGGATGTTATATGCCTTCTGTTGACCTGCTGGATATGTATTTGAGACTCGCAGAGAAGTATGATATGAAATTTTACTTTGGATTGTATGATTCTGGCCATTACTGGGCTACTGGCGACATGTCGCACGAGATAGAAGACAACAAATACGTAATTGATGAGGTGTGGGAAAATTATGGCGAAAAATTTAAGAGTTTTGGGGGCTGGTATGTGAGTGGGGAGATAAGCCGCGCCACCAAGGGAGCTATCGGAGCATTTTATGCAATGGGTAAGCAGTGTAAAGATGTATCTGGCGGATTACCCACATTTATTTCACCTTGGATAGATGGGAAAAAAGCTGTGGCAGCAAGCGGAATTTCCCTATCCAAAAACGAAGCCGTATCCGTTCAGCAGCACGAAAAGGAATGGGATGAGATTTTCGCGGGAATCCACGAAGTAGTTGATGCTGTTGCATTCCAGGATGGACATATCGATTATGATGAACTGGATGCTTTTTTCACTGTGAACAAGAAGCTGGCCGATAAATATGGTATGAAATGTTGGACAAATGCCGAGACTTTCGACCGCGATATGCCCATCAAGTTCCTGCCTATAAAATTCGATAAATTGCGCATGAAGCTGGAGGCAGCTCAACGTTGCGGATACGACAAGGCCATTACCTTTGAGTTCTCTCACTTCATGAGTCCACAGTCTGCCTACACTCAGGCGGGTAACTTATACTGCAGATATAAAGAATACTTTAACTTGTAG
- a CDS encoding BACON domain-containing protein — MRTINLFLYFISSLFVVICSCNSPDEIIEEPRLEIKELTQNFETKSESRSIEVVTNISGWSAKSSEPLWCAASKSSINNNVLIISVKENRGTASRECAVTVTGDKLERVVTVKQLGNSPALALSPDSLYLPYKSSTRNITVTSNVEKIDIEIQPQEVSWVTCTINSETARIYNVSITENKSPAERTAMVIFKSADPIEQTLARDTLLVTQKPAQGSVSEVDVAKDIKIIPSSGKANQYQPGQNIENTYDGVFGGSPYHSPWLGKTFFPVILEYYFDNKPDIIDYFIYHTRSGNGNFGRLKLYVATQDQQEYRLYGDYDFKETSSPSKITFPDGLKKPTKIKFEVLSGLGGYASCDEMEFFKINTDNPLSGKLLTVFTDISCSALKTGVTDARK, encoded by the coding sequence ATGAGAACAATCAACCTGTTTTTGTATTTTATCTCATCATTGTTTGTAGTAATTTGCTCATGCAATTCACCAGATGAAATTATTGAAGAACCAAGACTTGAGATCAAAGAGTTGACCCAGAATTTCGAGACAAAATCTGAGAGCCGCTCAATTGAAGTTGTTACAAATATCTCGGGTTGGAGTGCAAAGTCGTCGGAACCACTTTGGTGTGCAGCTTCCAAAAGCTCAATAAATAATAATGTGCTTATTATAAGTGTTAAAGAAAACAGGGGAACAGCCTCCAGGGAATGCGCAGTAACTGTAACCGGCGATAAGCTTGAGAGGGTTGTCACAGTGAAGCAACTTGGCAATTCGCCGGCACTGGCTTTATCGCCCGATTCGCTGTACTTGCCTTACAAATCATCAACCCGAAACATAACCGTAACAAGTAACGTGGAAAAGATAGATATTGAGATTCAACCACAGGAGGTTAGTTGGGTGACATGTACTATAAACAGCGAAACAGCCAGAATCTATAATGTCAGCATAACGGAAAACAAGTCTCCGGCTGAAAGAACGGCAATGGTCATATTTAAGTCGGCAGATCCTATAGAACAAACCCTTGCTAGAGACACATTGCTTGTAACCCAAAAGCCGGCCCAGGGATCTGTAAGTGAAGTGGATGTGGCGAAAGATATAAAAATTATACCTTCCTCGGGTAAAGCCAACCAATATCAGCCTGGACAGAATATTGAAAACACCTATGATGGTGTCTTCGGAGGATCACCTTATCACTCTCCGTGGCTTGGAAAAACTTTTTTTCCGGTAATACTCGAATACTATTTCGACAATAAGCCCGACATAATTGATTACTTTATTTACCACACACGTTCCGGAAATGGCAACTTCGGGAGACTAAAACTATATGTAGCAACGCAAGATCAACAGGAATACCGTTTATATGGCGACTATGATTTCAAAGAAACCAGCAGCCCCTCAAAAATCACCTTTCCAGACGGATTGAAAAAACCCACAAAAATCAAATTTGAAGTCCTATCGGGATTGGGCGGTTATGCCAGTTGCGACGAGATGGAATTCTTTAAAATAAACACCGACAATCCATTATCGGGAAAATTGCTCACTGTTTTTACTGATATTTCGTGCTCCGCACTTAAAACGGGAGTAACAGACGCGCGGAAATAA